The Deinococcus aquaticus genomic interval GCTGCGCGGCCAGACGAACGCAAGCACGCAAGTCAGAGCGTCACGACCAGAGGACACCGTAACCACCATGCCCACGTACCTTTACAAGAACATCGAAACCGGCGAAGTCTACGAGTTGCAGCAGAGCATGCGCGACGAGGCCTACACCACGCACCCGGAAACGGGCGTGCCCGTCAAGCGGATCCTGGCGCGGCCCGGCATTGCCTTTAAAGGCAGCGGGTTCTACGTGACCGATTCCCGCCCCAAGGGCGGCGGCGAGGGCGGCGGCGGCGAGTGACTCCGCCCGGCACCCCGGCCCGCCCGGCAGCCCGCACCGGGCGGCTGGGTCTGCGCGTGCTGGGCGCGGCGCTGCTGCTGAGCGGCGCGGTCGCCGGGGCGTACATCACGGGACGGGTCAGCGCCGAGCGGGCCCTGGTCACGCCGGACGAGGTGAACACCGTCGAGGTGGCCCAGAAAGCCATTCAGGCCGTGGTGCGCATCGACAACCGCCTGCAACGCGAGAGGTTGCAGGTCGGGGATGACCCCATCGACACCGGCACGGGCTTCTTCTACAAGAAGGACCTGATCGTCACGAACTACCACGTGGTGCAGTACCAGGAGTCCCTGACGGTCACGCTGTTCAACGGGCGGCGCGTCAGTGCGAAGATCGAGGGCATCGACCCCGGCATCGACATCGCGATCCTGCGCGTGACCGGCGTGACGGCGCCTGCCACCCTGAGTTTCGGGTCGAGCGCGCGCCTGATTCCGGGGCAGAAACTGCTGACCATCGGCACGCCGCTGCGCATTCAGAATTTCGTGGGCAGCGGCGTGTTCAGCGTGGCCGCCAGCGCCCGCGACCTGAACCGCAACGACGGCTTCGCCAACGAGGTCGGGCAGTACATCGTCACGACGGCCAGCATCCAGCAGGGCAACAGCGGCGGCCCGGTCCTGGATTCACGCGGAGCGGTGGTGGGCGTGGCCGACGCGAACGTGTCGGCCAACGGCCTGATTCCAGGCGTGATCGGGATTGCCGTGCCCGGTGATCTGGTCAAGCAGAGCCTGGACGACCTGGAGAAGATCGGGGTACCGCAGCGTGGCACGCTGGGCGTGACCATGGTGGACCTGGACAACCTGGACCCGGCGCTGCGGCAACTGGCGGGCCTGAACAGTTCCGAGGGCGCCCTGGTGGACGAGGTTCCGGCCGGTACGGCCGCCGCCCGCGCTGGCCTGCGCGGCAGCCTGCGCAACAGCAAGGATCAGCTGCTCGCGCCGCTGGGCGACATCATCGTGGCGGTGGACGGCCAGCGCGTGCGCGACTCGTTCGACGTGATCCGGCTGGTGGCTGCCAAGCGCCCCGGTCAGACCGTCACCCTGCGCGTGTGGCGCAACAAGAAGAGCGTGGACGTGAAGGTCACGCTGCTCAAACGCACCCTGCAGTAAGGGTTGATGGGGAG includes:
- a CDS encoding FmdB family zinc ribbon protein; protein product: MPTYLYKNIETGEVYELQQSMRDEAYTTHPETGVPVKRILARPGIAFKGSGFYVTDSRPKGGGEGGGGE
- a CDS encoding S1C family serine protease — encoded protein: MTPPGTPARPAARTGRLGLRVLGAALLLSGAVAGAYITGRVSAERALVTPDEVNTVEVAQKAIQAVVRIDNRLQRERLQVGDDPIDTGTGFFYKKDLIVTNYHVVQYQESLTVTLFNGRRVSAKIEGIDPGIDIAILRVTGVTAPATLSFGSSARLIPGQKLLTIGTPLRIQNFVGSGVFSVAASARDLNRNDGFANEVGQYIVTTASIQQGNSGGPVLDSRGAVVGVADANVSANGLIPGVIGIAVPGDLVKQSLDDLEKIGVPQRGTLGVTMVDLDNLDPALRQLAGLNSSEGALVDEVPAGTAAARAGLRGSLRNSKDQLLAPLGDIIVAVDGQRVRDSFDVIRLVAAKRPGQTVTLRVWRNKKSVDVKVTLLKRTLQ